From the Leptolyngbya sp. O-77 genome, one window contains:
- a CDS encoding putative quinol monooxygenase — MTVPTMHVVARIVAQAGCEEALRSALLALVEQTRQEPGCIRYDLFQNPADSTEFVTMEEWQDEAAIATHLAGEAVQSALAKCAPLLAKSPEIISYVKISA, encoded by the coding sequence ATGACGGTACCGACTATGCATGTGGTTGCCCGGATTGTCGCGCAGGCTGGCTGCGAGGAGGCTTTGCGCTCGGCGCTGCTGGCACTGGTTGAGCAAACTCGGCAAGAGCCGGGATGCATTCGCTATGACCTGTTTCAAAATCCGGCGGACTCGACTGAATTTGTGACGATGGAAGAATGGCAGGATGAAGCGGCGATCGCCACTCACCTGGCAGGGGAGGCGGTGCAGTCGGCGCTGGCGAAGTGTGCCCCACTGCTCGCAAAATCACCTGAAATCATCAGCTACGTCAAAATTTCAGCGTAG
- the nadB gene encoding L-aspartate oxidase, with protein sequence MSSSSSFARQFDVLVVGAGAAGLYTSLCLPTHFRVGLITKDELLTSASEWAQGGIAAPMAADDSPELHIEDTLRAGAGLCDRQAVTLMVQQAPDCIRDLLTMGVLFDRHGADLAMTLEAAHSRRRVLHAADTTGRAVVSILAEQVIQRSNIHVMSQSFALDLWLTAAGDRCLGIVAIVEGQVCRIAAGAVVLATGGGGQVFAQTTNPALSTGDGVAMAWRGGAVLRDLEFVQFHPTALTKPGAPRFLVSEAVRGEGAHLIDDQGRRFAFDYHPEGELAPRDVVSRAIFNYLQTHHPDPAHGYVWLDLRPIPSETIQRRFPNIVQVCRQWGVDVFQAPVPVAPAAHYWMGGVLTDLHSQTSIAGLYAVGETSSTGVHGANRLASNSLLECLVFGAQLKHLVLPANGIQGIVPEAIAPCTHSPGNSPEVPPNSAIANWESQHSTLQTIRQNLPLLVWQTAGICREQQSLEGAIAQIQKWRLQLSDLPLSQFLSRCSLDLEASVSLENIGLTPPSG encoded by the coding sequence TTGTCCTCGTCGTCTTCTTTTGCTCGCCAGTTTGATGTCTTAGTCGTTGGCGCGGGAGCAGCCGGACTTTACACGTCGCTGTGTTTACCGACCCACTTTCGCGTCGGACTAATTACCAAAGACGAGTTGCTCACCTCGGCTAGTGAATGGGCACAAGGCGGCATTGCTGCGCCAATGGCGGCAGATGACTCGCCAGAACTACACATCGAAGACACGCTGCGGGCAGGCGCAGGGCTGTGCGATCGCCAAGCTGTGACCCTCATGGTGCAACAGGCTCCCGACTGTATTCGGGATCTTTTGACTATGGGGGTTTTGTTTGATCGACATGGAGCCGACCTGGCTATGACGCTGGAGGCGGCCCACTCGCGACGGCGAGTGCTACACGCAGCCGACACCACTGGACGGGCTGTAGTGTCTATCCTGGCGGAACAGGTGATTCAGCGGTCGAACATTCACGTCATGAGCCAGAGCTTTGCGCTTGACCTATGGCTGACGGCGGCGGGCGATCGCTGTCTGGGTATAGTAGCGATAGTAGAGGGGCAAGTCTGTCGGATAGCCGCTGGAGCCGTGGTGCTGGCGACGGGCGGCGGCGGACAGGTCTTTGCCCAAACTACGAATCCAGCCCTCAGCACAGGCGACGGTGTGGCAATGGCCTGGCGGGGCGGGGCAGTGCTGCGTGATTTAGAATTTGTCCAATTTCATCCAACGGCGCTTACAAAGCCCGGTGCGCCACGATTTCTGGTGAGCGAGGCCGTGCGCGGCGAGGGGGCCCACCTGATCGACGACCAGGGACGGCGATTTGCCTTTGACTATCATCCTGAGGGCGAACTGGCCCCGCGAGATGTGGTGAGCCGCGCAATCTTTAACTATCTGCAAACTCATCATCCTGACCCAGCGCATGGATATGTCTGGCTGGATCTGCGCCCCATTCCGTCTGAAACGATTCAGCGGCGCTTTCCCAACATCGTGCAGGTTTGTCGGCAGTGGGGGGTGGATGTATTTCAAGCGCCCGTGCCCGTCGCGCCAGCGGCTCATTACTGGATGGGGGGCGTGCTGACGGATCTCCACAGCCAGACCTCGATTGCGGGGCTGTATGCCGTCGGCGAAACCTCTAGCACGGGTGTACATGGGGCAAATCGGCTGGCTAGCAACTCGCTGCTGGAGTGCCTGGTGTTTGGGGCACAGCTCAAGCATCTGGTGCTGCCCGCAAACGGAATACAGGGGATTGTACCGGAGGCGATCGCCCCCTGCACCCACAGTCCAGGGAACTCGCCGGAGGTGCCTCCGAACAGCGCGATCGCTAATTGGGAGTCTCAGCACTCGACCCTCCAAACCATTCGCCAGAACCTGCCGCTGCTGGTGTGGCAAACAGCAGGCATCTGTCGAGAACAGCAGTCACTGGAAGGGGCGATCGCCCAAATTCAGAAATGGCGGCTCCAGCTTTCCGACTTGCCGCTGAGCCAGTTTCTCAGCCGCTGTTCTCTAGACCTAGAAGCTTCTGTCTCGCTCGAAAACATAGGGCTTACCCCCCCGTCAGGTTAG
- the psbU gene encoding photosystem II complex extrinsic protein PsbU, translated as MKRLVGVLMILGLMLTSWGWLGSPQTAIAASLSPLSFNPSPVLAEQQFRNAMDDKLATDFGKKIDLNNTNVRAFMQYPGMYPTLARMILKNAPFDSVEDVLKMPGLTEAQKEILKNNLSNFAVSPPLDALVEGGDRFNNGIYR; from the coding sequence ATGAAGCGACTGGTTGGCGTGTTGATGATTCTGGGTCTAATGCTCACCTCTTGGGGGTGGCTGGGTTCGCCTCAGACGGCGATCGCAGCTTCGCTCAGCCCCCTGTCCTTCAATCCATCGCCTGTGCTGGCAGAACAGCAATTCCGCAATGCGATGGACGACAAGCTGGCGACCGACTTTGGCAAAAAAATTGACTTGAATAACACCAACGTCCGGGCGTTCATGCAGTATCCTGGCATGTACCCGACTCTGGCCCGGATGATTCTCAAGAATGCCCCCTTTGACAGCGTGGAAGACGTGCTGAAAATGCCGGGGCTGACCGAGGCGCAAAAAGAAATTCTGAAGAACAACCTCAGCAACTTTGCGGTTAGCCCGCCACTCGATGCGCTTGTAGAAGGGGGCGATCGCTTTAACAACGGCATTTACCGCTAG
- a CDS encoding adenylate/guanylate cyclase domain-containing protein has protein sequence MTAQPIPHLILRTDAGNRYLSLTNNNCWTIGRGDDNNFVLPDRWISRNHAMLQRMETGEFYLIDLGSRNGSFVNGRRVSVPVTLHNGDRLTFGQTELEFYSPELSHLHDSSVGVDSQEFTATATLHVRRLISVLVVDIRDFTVMTRQLDEKILSEVIGTWFRCAGDIIREYGSWVDKYIGDAIMAVWIHGAQGITPDEMVRIARALSALHKMTSRLHERYPLPFPLRVGAGLNTGYAMVGNTGTGDRPDYTALGDTVNAAFRLESSTKQIGMDVALGETTYQYLAGAIANPNLFKQYTVSLKGYDTPTVTYAGSFTDLDTFLKLSSKI, from the coding sequence GTGACTGCCCAACCCATTCCCCATCTGATATTACGAACCGACGCTGGCAATCGTTACCTCTCACTTACGAACAACAACTGTTGGACGATTGGACGAGGAGACGATAACAATTTTGTGCTGCCCGATCGCTGGATTTCGCGCAACCATGCCATGCTGCAACGCATGGAGACAGGTGAGTTTTACCTGATTGATCTGGGTAGCCGCAACGGCTCGTTTGTCAATGGTCGGCGGGTGAGTGTGCCGGTAACGTTGCATAATGGCGATCGCCTCACTTTTGGGCAGACCGAACTGGAGTTTTACTCTCCCGAACTGTCGCATCTGCACGATTCCTCCGTGGGCGTAGACTCGCAGGAATTTACCGCCACTGCCACCCTCCACGTCCGGCGGCTCATCTCGGTGCTAGTGGTCGATATTCGCGACTTTACAGTGATGACACGCCAGCTTGACGAAAAAATTCTCTCAGAGGTGATCGGCACCTGGTTTCGCTGCGCGGGCGACATCATTCGCGAATACGGAAGCTGGGTCGATAAATATATCGGCGATGCGATCATGGCGGTCTGGATTCACGGGGCGCAGGGCATCACGCCTGACGAAATGGTGCGAATTGCCCGCGCCCTCAGCGCCCTGCACAAAATGACCAGCCGCTTGCACGAGCGCTATCCACTGCCGTTTCCACTGCGGGTGGGTGCGGGGCTAAACACGGGCTATGCGATGGTGGGCAACACGGGCACGGGCGATCGCCCCGACTACACCGCCCTAGGCGACACGGTGAATGCCGCCTTCCGACTGGAATCGTCTACCAAGCAAATTGGTATGGACGTGGCTCTGGGTGAAACGACGTATCAATACCTGGCCGGGGCGATCGCCAACCCCAATTTGTTTAAGCAATACACCGTTAGCCTCAAGGGCTACGACACGCCGACCGTCACCTATGCTGGCTCCTTCACCGATCTGGATACGTTTTTGAAGCTGAGCAGCAAGATCTAG
- a CDS encoding DUF3120 domain-containing protein yields MVLKLVSITPRDRSLYLAESIVESTADSAAESAILPVRLPFVPSGLPAALPGDLAAEPQAAERQADYTAHLAVFSASIFLVSVPVFFQAPLVQLFPWLSLGMTLLWVGLGRSLLRQPTTKLWGDLLIGFAWTWLAGSIYWGWLRWEPFYHLPVEALGLPFILPGLHRAKHKIGRWFYLGSLLGTAITDLYFYLVDLVPYWRQLMQSDASATGTVLQAALHQMYTPWGGGFALLLVGLLVMLGFAPLRLRSLHGWSFGGAILSTLLVDGLFWLAATAA; encoded by the coding sequence TTGGTATTAAAGTTGGTTTCCATTACACCGCGCGATCGCTCTCTTTACCTCGCCGAGTCCATTGTTGAATCTACTGCCGACTCAGCCGCTGAATCAGCGATTCTGCCGGTTCGTTTGCCGTTCGTGCCTTCGGGTCTGCCTGCTGCCCTCCCCGGCGATCTTGCCGCAGAACCTCAAGCAGCGGAGCGTCAAGCCGACTACACGGCTCATCTCGCAGTTTTTTCGGCATCTATCTTCTTAGTCTCGGTTCCGGTGTTTTTTCAGGCACCGCTGGTGCAGTTATTTCCCTGGCTGAGCCTGGGGATGACACTGCTCTGGGTTGGACTGGGGCGATCGCTCTTGCGCCAGCCGACCACAAAACTTTGGGGTGACTTGCTGATTGGCTTTGCCTGGACCTGGCTTGCCGGTTCAATTTATTGGGGCTGGCTGCGCTGGGAGCCGTTTTACCATCTCCCCGTCGAGGCGCTGGGTCTGCCATTCATCTTGCCTGGCCTCCATAGGGCAAAACATAAAATAGGGCGCTGGTTCTACCTGGGGTCGCTGCTGGGAACCGCAATTACGGATCTGTATTTCTACCTGGTCGATCTGGTTCCCTATTGGCGACAATTAATGCAGTCAGACGCGAGTGCCACCGGAACGGTTCTCCAGGCAGCCCTTCATCAGATGTATACGCCCTGGGGTGGTGGCTTCGCGCTGCTGCTGGTGGGGCTGCTGGTGATGCTGGGGTTCGCGCCTTTACGGTTGCGATCACTCCACGGGTGGAGCTTTGGAGGAGCCATTTTGAGCACTCTTTTGGTAGATGGCTTATTCTGGTTAGCGGCGACTGCTGCCTGA